In Paludibacter propionicigenes WB4, the genomic window TACTCGTGGTAATGATCCGGCAGCTGTCTTTGCGGATACAGTGAATACTGTTTTGGGTAATTATAGTTTACGTAGGTCTGCTCCAAGCATAGCCAGACTTGATAAAATAGATCTCGATCGGGCATTTGATATATACAAAGACCGTTTTGCCGATGCCAGCGACTTTACATTCACTTTTGTAGGTAATCTGGATTTGGAAAAAGTAAAACCTTTGTTGGAAAAATACCTGGGATCTTTACCTGCAATACATCGCACCGAAAGTGCACGTGATTTGGGAATTCATATTCCTGCGGGTAAAATAAACAAGGTGGTTTACAAAGGACAGGATCCGAAATCGACAGTGCGTTTGGTATTTAGCGGTGAGTACAACTACAGCAATGATGAGAATAATCTTTTGGATGCGCTTGCTGAGGTGTTGACTATTAAACTTACGGAGCGTCTTCGCGAAGACGAAAGTGGAGTTTACGGAGTAGAAGCAAGAGCTTCTTATGCTAAGTATCCGCATAATCGTTTCTCTTTCTCGGTAATGTTTGGTTGCGGCCCTGAAAATACGGAAAAACTAATCAATTCGGCTCTGGATGAAATTAATAAACTTCGCCAAAACGGACCATCGTTGGTGGATGTCAATAAAGTGCTGGCCGAAGAGCGACGCTCTACCGAGGTACAATTGAAAGAAAATAACTTTTGGTTGAATTATTTGACGAATCAATTTCAGAATAATGAGAATCTGGAACAAATTCTTTCGTATCAGGATGATTTGAATAAAATTACTCCTGAATCAATAAAGATTTGTGCTAATAAATATCTCGATGGAACTAATTTTGCCCGTTTAATTTTATATCCTGATAAAAAATAAAATTAAAAGAGAGAGACGAAGCGAAACAAATTGAAAAGTTTTCTTTAATTTCAGTCCCTAATTTAAAAAATATAAAGTTTATGAAAGTATTTCGTTTATTAGCTTTGACTCTGTTACCAACAGCTTTGCTGGCTCAGTCGGGTCCGTATACCATTAATGGGAAAGTCGGCAATTTTAATGCTCCTGTAAAGGTTTATCTTCTTACCAAAAGAGACAACGTAACAAAAATTGATTCTGCAATTCTAAAAAATGGAATGTTTGAATTTAAAGGACAGATTGCCGATCCAGCCAAAGCACGTCTGGTGGTAGATCATGCCGGAACTGGTTTGAAGAAAATTGAAAAACCTGATTTGCTTGAAATTTATCTTGAAAAGGGTAAAATTAAAGTTCTTAGTACCGATTCGGTTTCCAAATCGGAGATTACAGGTTCGCCTATCAATGTTGAGAATAAAAAGTACAATGCCTTGCTGGCTCCGACTGTGGCTAAACAAAATGCAATTTTAGCTGAATATTACGGAGCTTCCGATGAAAAGAAAAAGTCGGCTGAATTTCAGAAAGACATCGATACACGTTATGATGCTGTGGACAATGAGCTGAAGACTCTTATTAAGGGATATATTCAGGTTAATCCCGGTAGTTTTGTCTCTTTGGATGCTTTGAAATCATTGGGCAATCCGGTTTTTGAAGTTGAACTGGTAGAACCGTTGTTCAACGGGTTAACCGAGCAACTTCGTAATTCAGCTTCGGGTAAGGAATTGCTGGCAAAAATAGCAAAGCTCAAACTGGTAGCTGTTGGAGCTCAGGCGCCTGATTTTAAGCAACTCAGCCCCGATGGTAAAGAACTCAAACTTTCCGATTTCAAAGGAAAATATGTGCTGATCGATTTCTGGGCATCGTGGTGCGGACCGTGTCGTGCCGAAAATCCAAACGTTGTAATTGCTTATAATCAATACAAAGACCGGAATTTTACGATACTTGGAGTCTCGCTTGACAGCGAAAAAAGTAAAGCTGCGTGGTTAAAGGCTATTGAGAAAGATCAGCTGGTATGGAATCATGTTTCCGACCTGAAAGGCTGGAATAATGAGGCTGCCCAGTTATACTCTGTTCAGTCTATTCCTCAGAACTTTCTGATCAATCCGGACGGAAAAATCATTGCTAAAAACCTTCGTGGCGAAGATTTGCAGCTAAAATTGAAAGAGATTTTCAAATAATCATTCTTTCTCATAGTTTGATTATTTAATCTTCTTCTTTCATTATACTCCCTGCTGAGGCTCATAACTCGGTAGGGAGTTTTTTATTTAATGTCTTCATGTTGTGTAAAATGCTATTATCAGGGTATGTTTATACCCTAAAATAGGTATTTCACTATCTCGAAGAACTTCCTAAATTTGCAAATTGAAGTATGCATATTATTACCGTTTTTCAACAAAAAGGAAGTTTTTAATGAGGATACCTTTTAGAGATACCCTCATTTATTTGCAAATTTTATTGACCGTATATTAATCTATTTTGAATTTATTATTCTGGAATAAGTCATATTAGCAAAGAGAGTAAAGCTACTTAGATCAAAATGTCCAGCAAAATCATATTTATATTGTTTAGAATAATGATAAAAGGCTACGGTGTACTCTTCTGTATAGACACCCACACAATGTACCTCTCCGTAGTTATTAGACGTATAAACGACAACTTGCTTATATCCAGGGATGATGTTATATGTTCCTATGTTTGATCCAGCATATTGTAGATTAAATTGATCGACAGTGTAAACATTCGTGTAGCTGCGGGCTATGGCCAATGAAAAGAATCCAGGAAAGCCCTGGTCTTGTATATTTTGAAATATTCCAGTCCAATAATAATAGTCATTTTGTTCTGATGATTGAGTCTCTAAAGCATCATAAGCCTCATCAGCTGAGCCTACATTATATCTCAAATGTGTGGCAGTTTTAGAAATTTTCGGAACGGAAGATTTTATATTTATACTAATCGTGTCTTTAAGTCTGTGCTGGCTTAGATATGAATCGAGTTCTTCTAAAGAATTGAAGTCAGTCTTGCCTGATAATTCATTTGAAGCTCTTAATTTGACTGTCATTCCATATTTGGTCGCTAAAGCTTCAGCTTTATTTGTATCAATACTGAGATCTGAAATATTATCTTGCGTACAGCTAAATAATAATAGGAAGAATAACATCGTTGAAATTTTTAGTGTCTTGTACATAATTTTTTTTTTAATGGTTGATATTTTTAATTTGCGTCTATGATTTACGTGTTTTTATTATATGTTTATGCTATTTTTTCTTGCTTGTATAGATATTTATTTTGAGGATTTGTTGATATTGCAATATTACAACATTATTATTTTTTCGACTCTCATTTTTTTCTCATTTTTTTCTCATCAAAATCTCATTTCTTGTGTGTTTTAAATTAAAAATGTATAAAATTTACTGTTGCTAATCAATTCTACCCTTAAAGATGGTTTTGATGCCATTGGAACTGAGAAAATATACAATACACTTTCTTCCGATATAAAGAAAACTCCTTTAGCAGAATCGGTTATCAAGCGCATTTTAGAAGTAAAGAGGACTCAAGTGGGCATTGATGCTCCTGATTTTACGCAGAAAGATGCGAACGGAAAACCGGTAAAACTCTCCGATTTTAAAGGAAAATACGTGTTAGTCGATTTTTGGGCTTCGTGGTGTGCTCCTTGTCGACGTGAAAATCCTAATGTAAGAGTAGCTTATGACAAATACAAGAGTAAAGGCTTTGAAATTCTTGGAGTCTCTCTGGATAAAGAAGATGCCAGAGCTGCCTGGCTAAAAGCTATTGCCGATGACAAGTTGACGTGGACACAGGTTTCCGATCTCAAAGGTTGGAGCAATGAAGCAGCTGTGCTGTATTCGGTAAAAGCTATTCCTACCAATTTTCTTATCGATCCGCAAGGCAAAATAATTGCAAAGGATTTGAGAGGCGAAAATTTGCAACAAAAACTGAAAGAGATTTTTAAATAATCATTCTTTCTCATAGTTTGATTATTTAATCTTCTTCTTTCTTTATACTCCCTGCCTGAGGCTCATAACTCCGGTAGGGAGTTTTTTATTTGCTTTTATTCATTTTGCATAAAATACTACTATCAGGGTATGTTTATACCCTTAAAGAGGTATTTCAGGATATGAATATAGTCTCTAACTTTGCAATCAGATTTAATTGTTGGATTAGCGTTTTTAAAGTGAAATCATCTTTTAAGTTTACATTGTGCTCGAGAATCAAGATATAATTGTATTTTTGCAACGGAATGGTTTGTGTTGCTTTCATTATAAATGATAGAGAAGAAGTCTAAATATAGTAGAAGTGTTGATCAGTCTAGCTTACTGTTACGTCTTAGAGCAGGAGATGAAGATGCTTTTGCCGAATTATTTTATACTTTCTATGACAAACTATTTGGTTTTGTGTTTGGGTTAATTCATTCAAAAGCAAAGGCAGAGGATATTGTTCAGGAAGTTTTTCTGAAAATCTGGCAGAACAGAGCTGATATGGTTGATGTCGAAAATATCAATGCATTTCTTTTTCGAATAGCTCAAAATCAAGCTATTGATCATTTAAGAAAATTGGCTCGTGAAGTTTTAGCTACTTCTATTCACTTTGAATTAGACAGTCAAAATAATACGCCTGAACCATTAGAACTTTTAATTGATAACGAACTAAAAGAAAAACTTTCTGAAGCTGTTAAACAATTACCTCCTCAACAACAAAAAATATATACTTTGTACAAAGAACAAGGTATTAGACAAGATGAGATTGCTAAACAATTAAATCTTTCCCGCTCAACCATTCAAAGCCACATGAAGCTCGCAGTGGGAAATATTCACAAATACCTCTCTTTGTACTACTCCGAGCTATTAATTGTAGCCGTTTTAATGTCTATTTAAAAGAAAATTCATTTTTTTTTAATCTCCACTGGATATTATTTTTCTTCGTACGTCTTACCAATATCTTATGTGATGCGCAAAGGCATCTGTCCTGATATTGGAAATTAATCATTATTGATAAGAAATGAAAACCACCAGAATTCAAGAATTATTGGAAAAACACATTGCGTTTGATTGTAATCAATCTGAGCAAGAGGAATTAGCTCGACTTATTGAATCAATGAGCGATGATTTGCTAGAACCGGAGCTTTTGAAACTTTTAGATCAATATGAGCCTAAAACTCATATTTCAAAAACAGAAAAGGAACGGAAGTTAAATGAAATTTTGAATTCTGATAAACCGACAATAAAATTGCAAAGGAAGTCTGTAATCTTCAATCGAAGAGTAGTTGCTGTGGCAGCTTCTGTATTTATTTTATTTTCAGTAGGGTTGATATCTACTCTTTTATTGAATAATCGTAGTAGTGAACTGGCCATGGTGGTTGTTAAAGCCCCAACGGTTTCACCGGATCGAGCTACTTCGTATATCCGCCATCTTACGTTGCCCGATGGAACCAGTGTTATTTTGAAATCGGGAAGTACACTTCACTATCCGGAAGAATTTAGAGGCAGAACGCGTGAAGTGAGATTGAGTGGAGAAGCTTACTTTGATGTGAAGCACATGAATTCGAAACCATTCATTATCCACACCGGGAATGTAAAAACAACTGTACTTGGAACTGCTTTTGATATCAAGGCTTGGCCGGGACAAAAAAATGTAATTGTTTCCGTAACCCGTGGAAAGGTTCGGGTGGAGGATGATAAGAAAGTGTTGGCAGTATTGACGGTTAATCAATCGGTTAACTACGATCTTCGGAATACCGATGCTAAGCAACAAAAAGTAAATGCCGAGGAAGTTGTAAATAATTGGACAAAACAGGATCTGGTATTTAATAGAACATCTTTTGAAGACATTGCCAAGGTACTTAGTAAACGTTATGGAAAAAGTATATCAATAGCAAATATTAAATTGGCAAATGAGAAGATAACTTCATCATTTAGTGGTACAGAATCTTTGGTGAGTATACTCGATATTTTGTGTGCTGTTAATTTGAATACGCAGTTTGAAATTAAAGACGATATAGTAATAATTAAATATGTAAAAAATTAAAATTAAAAAATGATGAAAAACAATACTTCTTAGTTTGAAAGTGATAAAAAAAATCCCTCCGCCTGCAAGCTTTGAGGGATTTCAAATCATAACAATCAAATATCAATTATTATAAATTTAGTTGCAAAGATATGAAAAAAACAATTATAAATGCATTATCTCATTTATTGTATATTTTCCATTTCCATTTCTCTGGAAAGATGAGAGTCTATCTGATATTGAGTTTTATGTTAGCTGGTCAATTATTCTCTACTGTCTTATGCGCTCAGACTGCTGAAAGCAAGATAACTTTTGGGATGCAAAATAAGACCTTAGAATATGGACTGAATGAATTAGGAAAATTATCTGATTTCCGGATAACTTTTACATTGTCTCAAGTTTCTAAATATAACAATATAACTATTAATAAGGGAACCAGAACAATAAGAGAGACTCTAAGTTTGTTGTTGTCAAATACAGATTTGACATTTACGATAAAAAATGAAAATATTATAATCATCGAGCGGTCTGTTTCCAAACCAAAAACTGCAGAGAATGCCTCGCTAAGACAGATTTCAGGAATTGTAACCGATGTAGATAAGCAACCCTTGCCTGGGGTGAGCATTCGTGTGAAAGGAAATAATAGAGGAGTAATTACAGATGAAAACGGAAAATACTCTATTGAAGTTGAAAAAGGGGATGTGCTTGTGTTTTCTTATATAGGCTTTGATGCAAGAGAGGTAGAGGCCAAAAGTAGTTTAGTTAATGTGTCATTATCTCCAAATAGCGTAAATCTTTCCGAAGCCTTAGTGGTTTCTACAGGATATCAAACAGTAACGAAAGAAAGAGCGACCGGAGCATATGCGAAGGTAAATAAAAATCAGCTTGGTCAAAGACGTCTAAGTGATCTCAGTTCAATATTGGATGGGCAAATAGCAGGCTATAGTGATGGGCGCATCAGAGGAACAAGTTCGATGTTAGGTATGGCTAATCCACTATTTGTAATAGACGGGTTTCCGGTAGAAAACACCCGTTATGATGTTAATGGATCCATTATTGAAAATTTACCAGGATTAAACCTTGAGGATATTGAAAGTATAACAGTGCTTAAGGATGCTGCTGCAACTTCTATTTACGGAGCCAGAGCCTCAAACGGTGTGATTGTAGTAACAACAACAAAATCGAAGAAAGACAAAACAGAAGTCTCCTTCTCGGCCGACCTAACTACCTCCCCGAATTCATATTACATAAAAAATATGACTGATGCTAATGATATTGTTAACCTTGAAAAAGGTTGGGCGGCAGGAAATCCTAATTTACAAACAAATGCAGGTAGCTCGGGCTTTGTCACGGATCCTACTGTAAATTCTTATGCTTCCTCGTTGAGAAAGAATGCTGTATATACCAGTCAGGGTATGCAGTCGTTACTTGATTTTTATTCAGGTAAAATATCCCAAAGTGACTTAAATACGAAGCTCAGTTCGCTGGCAGGGAAGGGATATAACTATTATACAGATTACGAAAAGTATGCCAGACGAAGCCCGGTATATCAACAATATAATTTGAATATAGGGAAAGCAACCGGAAGAAATTCTTTCAATGCTTCGGTAACCTATAAAAATAACAAATTTGCGAACCTTTATTCAAAGGATGAATCCTATGGTGTTAATCTTCGTAATTCAACTGAGATTACAAATTGGCTAACACTTGATTTAGGTAGTTATACTTCTTATAAAAATTCAACGTCGCAAACTTATAGTGCTCTTGCCCCCGGTTACAGTTATCAGGCCTATGATGGGTTGGTTGATGGGTCGGGAAATGCACTCACATCTACTGCTGCTTCTCGATTAAGCTCTTATACATTGGATAATATCAATAAATATAGTTTATATAGTATGGATATTACCGCTTTGAATGAATTGGGAATGAATCTAAGAAAGAAAAATGAGTTCTCAAATCGCACCTATGCAAAACTTAATGTAAAGATTGCGGACTGGTTGAAATATAATACAATGTTTCAGTATGAATATGGAGTAGACCGAATTAATCAATTGAAAGACAAAAATTCGTATGCTGTGCGTAGTATGGTCAATGGAATGGCTACTGTTTCAGCATCGAATACTGCAGTTTATAACTTGCCTTATGGTAATATACAGTATGGTGAAACTCAAAAATCTACCGGGTATAATTTCCGTCAACAATTGGATTTAAATAAGACTTTTTCATATAAGCATGATGTTACTTTCTTGCTTGGATCTGAGATTCGTGAATCTAAACTGGAGTATGGTAATAATACCTACTATAATTATGATTCGGAAATGCTAAGCTATACTCCGGTAGATCAAAAAACATTGATGAATACGTATGGTACGATAATAGGAGGTACTTCCCTTTCCGCAGCCAGTTTTGCAGCTCAAAAGGAGCTGGTCAATCGTTTTGTTTCTGTATATTCTAATTTCGGATACTCGTACGATAACAAGTATTTGCTTACCGGAAGTTTGCGCTGGGATCGTTCGAACCTGTGGGGAACTGACTCAAAATACCAAAACAAACCTTCGTGGTCGATTGGTGGGGGCTGGAACATTCGCAAAGAGTCATTTTTTGATGTTGCATGGGTGGACTTGCTAAAACTACGAATGTCGTATGGAGTTGGTGGAAACATCGCGAAAAATTCGGCTCCGTACATGACTGCATATTATTCACAGAACAGCAATGTCGGTGGTGTGCAGGGTACTATTAATTCCAGACCAAATCCGGCTTTGTCCTGGGAAAAAACAACAACCACTAATATAGGAATCGACTTTTCAGTTCTAAATAGCAGGCTTACTGGTTATTTGGACGTATATAATAAGAAAGGAACTAACTTATTGTCAAACACCATGGGTGTTCCCACGGAAGGTTGGGGTTATTCTACCTATGCTATTAACAATGGAGAGATGACGAATAAAGGTATCGAAATTACTTTGAATGCCGTAGTTCTCAAAACGAAAAATTTTGAATGGAATGCATCATTTCTTTATGGGTACAATAAAAATGAGGTCACTTATGTAAACGTAAAGGCTCCTGTATATGTTCTCCAGCTTGATTATCCTTCAGCTTATCCGAGGATTGGGAATTCGTACAATACAATTTACGGTTACAAATGGGCAGGTTTAAGTAGTACTGGTTTGCCTCAGGTTTATGATAAAAATGGAAAAGCAGTTTCGTATAATCCAGCCGATGTTGATGCAATTGTTAGTTGTGGGTCCACAGTTCCTGCTCATACAGGTTCTTTTGGCACCTCATTCAATTATAAAAATGTTGTACTGTCATGTTTGTTTGTTTATCGACTTGGTTATAAGGTTAGAAATACAAATCTGGCCTATTTGCCTGTGGCTTATTCGTCGGCAACTTATAACTATATTCCCAATATTACTACTGTAAATAAACAAATAAACAATAGTTGGAAACAGCCGGGTGATGAAACAAAGACCAATATTCCTCGGATTATGTATGGTTCTGAATCGGATTTTACTTCTGATTTGTATGATATTTATAATTATGCCGACATTAACGTGGTTGATGCATCTAATATTAGGTTAAGTAATGTTTCGTTGTCGTATCAACTCCCAACATCCTTAGTAAGAAAGGTTTCATTGAATAGTGTCCGATTTAACTTTAATGTTGAGAATCTCTATACTTTTGCTGCGAACAGTGATGCAAAATTCATGTTGGGTGGTTATAACGCTCCCAATTTCGTTCTAGGCATGAACGTTAGTTTCTAATTTATAAATCCCGAACAAAATGAAAAATAAAATATTGACCATTAGCTACGTGCTGGTATTCTTTACTAGTATTATTTTTTCGTCCTGTAATGATTATCTTGGGGTACTGCCTAAAGGAGCAAAAATTCCGACCAAGTTGGCCGATTACGAAGCTTTTATACGCGATGAATATAGCAACCAGAGAGTTGATGTGACTCAGACAAGCATATTGCTAAATGATAGGAACCTGACCAGTTCCGACCTGTCATATTATCCTCTTTGGAAAGCAAATTACATGTGGGACGAATCCGCCAATCGGGTTACTTTGAATAACAGTGATGAAGGTTGCTATTATATTAGTTATGCTGCTATTTCTACCTGTAATCTTATTATTGAGAATGCTCCGACTGCTACCCAGTGCACCGAAACTGAGCGTAACACATTAATAGCTCAGGCTAAAGTTTTGCGTGCTATGAGTTATTTCAATCTGGTAAATTATTATGCAAATGTGTATGACGAATCATCAGCTTCGACAAAGCTTTCTGTTCCACTTATTTCGAGCGCTGTTATTAACGCACCCTATAAACAAGTTACTATACAGGAAATTTATGATGATATGCTGAAGAGTGTGGAAGATGCTTTGGTGAATTTACCCGATGTATCGGCCACAGTACTTCATCCGAATAAAGCAACTGCTTATGCTTTTCTGGCTCGTTGTTATTTGCAGATGGGGAAATATAGCAATGCTCTGGCAAATGCCGAACTGGCACTTCAAGTGAAATCAACACTTTTTGATTGGACTGCATATTATGCCAGCAACAAGGCGCAAATTGAAAATCCGAATTCGTATGTGAAAACAGTTTCTCCCATGGGATTTAATTCTGTAGAAAATTATAATTTCCGGCATGGGGAAAGAAGTTATGCTACCTCCGAAAGAAATATACCAGTTGCGCGAGCTGCTTCTTTTGAGCCCGGAGATGCCCGTTTTGCTTCCAGATGGAAGCTCAGAACTGTTGGCTCCGATACGTATTATACCAGCACGTTAACTGGGTTTTTTAATTACGGAGGATTAACAACCACCGAAGTCTACCTGATCAAGGCTGAATGTTTAGCCCGGACCGGGAAAGTTCAGGAAGCTATGGATGCGCTTAACGCTGTTCGGATAAAACGAATTCTGCCTGCTGTTTATCAACCATTGGTGACTACAGATGCCGTTACAGCTTTAAAATATATCATTAAAACTAAAGCAAACGAATTGATTATGACAGTTATGCCTTTTGCCGACACCCGAAGGTGGAACAAAGAAGCAAATCTGGCTAGAACTTTTACCAAAGTAGTGGGTGGAACGACCTACTCGCTGTCGCCAACTTCACATTTGTGGACAATGCCTTTCCCCAAAGGAGCAACTGATAATAATGGTAATGGTTCTATAACACAAAACGTAGACAAATAGACGGAAAAGATTGATAACATCATAATTAATCGATTAAAATAAACAAATAGTTGTAATACACTAATAGAAAATGAAAAAAATATATTTGGCTTTGGTATTGTGTGGC contains:
- a CDS encoding TlpA disulfide reductase family protein, which translates into the protein MKVFRLLALTLLPTALLAQSGPYTINGKVGNFNAPVKVYLLTKRDNVTKIDSAILKNGMFEFKGQIADPAKARLVVDHAGTGLKKIEKPDLLEIYLEKGKIKVLSTDSVSKSEITGSPINVENKKYNALLAPTVAKQNAILAEYYGASDEKKKSAEFQKDIDTRYDAVDNELKTLIKGYIQVNPGSFVSLDALKSLGNPVFEVELVEPLFNGLTEQLRNSASGKELLAKIAKLKLVAVGAQAPDFKQLSPDGKELKLSDFKGKYVLIDFWASWCGPCRAENPNVVIAYNQYKDRNFTILGVSLDSEKSKAAWLKAIEKDQLVWNHVSDLKGWNNEAAQLYSVQSIPQNFLINPDGKIIAKNLRGEDLQLKLKEIFK
- a CDS encoding FecR family protein, with amino-acid sequence MKTTRIQELLEKHIAFDCNQSEQEELARLIESMSDDLLEPELLKLLDQYEPKTHISKTEKERKLNEILNSDKPTIKLQRKSVIFNRRVVAVAASVFILFSVGLISTLLLNNRSSELAMVVVKAPTVSPDRATSYIRHLTLPDGTSVILKSGSTLHYPEEFRGRTREVRLSGEAYFDVKHMNSKPFIIHTGNVKTTVLGTAFDIKAWPGQKNVIVSVTRGKVRVEDDKKVLAVLTVNQSVNYDLRNTDAKQQKVNAEEVVNNWTKQDLVFNRTSFEDIAKVLSKRYGKSISIANIKLANEKITSSFSGTESLVSILDILCAVNLNTQFEIKDDIVIIKYVKN
- a CDS encoding RNA polymerase sigma factor, encoding MIEKKSKYSRSVDQSSLLLRLRAGDEDAFAELFYTFYDKLFGFVFGLIHSKAKAEDIVQEVFLKIWQNRADMVDVENINAFLFRIAQNQAIDHLRKLAREVLATSIHFELDSQNNTPEPLELLIDNELKEKLSEAVKQLPPQQQKIYTLYKEQGIRQDEIAKQLNLSRSTIQSHMKLAVGNIHKYLSLYYSELLIVAVLMSI
- a CDS encoding SusC/RagA family TonB-linked outer membrane protein, yielding MKKTIINALSHLLYIFHFHFSGKMRVYLILSFMLAGQLFSTVLCAQTAESKITFGMQNKTLEYGLNELGKLSDFRITFTLSQVSKYNNITINKGTRTIRETLSLLLSNTDLTFTIKNENIIIIERSVSKPKTAENASLRQISGIVTDVDKQPLPGVSIRVKGNNRGVITDENGKYSIEVEKGDVLVFSYIGFDAREVEAKSSLVNVSLSPNSVNLSEALVVSTGYQTVTKERATGAYAKVNKNQLGQRRLSDLSSILDGQIAGYSDGRIRGTSSMLGMANPLFVIDGFPVENTRYDVNGSIIENLPGLNLEDIESITVLKDAAATSIYGARASNGVIVVTTTKSKKDKTEVSFSADLTTSPNSYYIKNMTDANDIVNLEKGWAAGNPNLQTNAGSSGFVTDPTVNSYASSLRKNAVYTSQGMQSLLDFYSGKISQSDLNTKLSSLAGKGYNYYTDYEKYARRSPVYQQYNLNIGKATGRNSFNASVTYKNNKFANLYSKDESYGVNLRNSTEITNWLTLDLGSYTSYKNSTSQTYSALAPGYSYQAYDGLVDGSGNALTSTAASRLSSYTLDNINKYSLYSMDITALNELGMNLRKKNEFSNRTYAKLNVKIADWLKYNTMFQYEYGVDRINQLKDKNSYAVRSMVNGMATVSASNTAVYNLPYGNIQYGETQKSTGYNFRQQLDLNKTFSYKHDVTFLLGSEIRESKLEYGNNTYYNYDSEMLSYTPVDQKTLMNTYGTIIGGTSLSAASFAAQKELVNRFVSVYSNFGYSYDNKYLLTGSLRWDRSNLWGTDSKYQNKPSWSIGGGWNIRKESFFDVAWVDLLKLRMSYGVGGNIAKNSAPYMTAYYSQNSNVGGVQGTINSRPNPALSWEKTTTTNIGIDFSVLNSRLTGYLDVYNKKGTNLLSNTMGVPTEGWGYSTYAINNGEMTNKGIEITLNAVVLKTKNFEWNASFLYGYNKNEVTYVNVKAPVYVLQLDYPSAYPRIGNSYNTIYGYKWAGLSSTGLPQVYDKNGKAVSYNPADVDAIVSCGSTVPAHTGSFGTSFNYKNVVLSCLFVYRLGYKVRNTNLAYLPVAYSSATYNYIPNITTVNKQINNSWKQPGDETKTNIPRIMYGSESDFTSDLYDIYNYADINVVDASNIRLSNVSLSYQLPTSLVRKVSLNSVRFNFNVENLYTFAANSDAKFMLGGYNAPNFVLGMNVSF
- a CDS encoding peroxiredoxin family protein, producing the protein MLINSTLKDGFDAIGTEKIYNTLSSDIKKTPLAESVIKRILEVKRTQVGIDAPDFTQKDANGKPVKLSDFKGKYVLVDFWASWCAPCRRENPNVRVAYDKYKSKGFEILGVSLDKEDARAAWLKAIADDKLTWTQVSDLKGWSNEAAVLYSVKAIPTNFLIDPQGKIIAKDLRGENLQQKLKEIFK
- a CDS encoding RagB/SusD family nutrient uptake outer membrane protein — translated: MKNKILTISYVLVFFTSIIFSSCNDYLGVLPKGAKIPTKLADYEAFIRDEYSNQRVDVTQTSILLNDRNLTSSDLSYYPLWKANYMWDESANRVTLNNSDEGCYYISYAAISTCNLIIENAPTATQCTETERNTLIAQAKVLRAMSYFNLVNYYANVYDESSASTKLSVPLISSAVINAPYKQVTIQEIYDDMLKSVEDALVNLPDVSATVLHPNKATAYAFLARCYLQMGKYSNALANAELALQVKSTLFDWTAYYASNKAQIENPNSYVKTVSPMGFNSVENYNFRHGERSYATSERNIPVARAASFEPGDARFASRWKLRTVGSDTYYTSTLTGFFNYGGLTTTEVYLIKAECLARTGKVQEAMDALNAVRIKRILPAVYQPLVTTDAVTALKYIIKTKANELIMTVMPFADTRRWNKEANLARTFTKVVGGTTYSLSPTSHLWTMPFPKGATDNNGNGSITQNVDK